A single region of the Streptomyces sp. NBC_01262 genome encodes:
- a CDS encoding macro domain-containing protein: MKVLGPVGLEIDGDPVRLTPLTTRLLVRLVAAEGEAVPVRQLRRDVWGLADEPRHLAQRNRNEVQKRVLELRRALDPGQDGTAARVLRTEQQVTVHGPETAYRLVLRPEELDSARFVTVVRSALLAPPATAAHGLAEALSLVRGRPLAEVNGEGFAAPFIRRLTTLQDSARRELVRVQADLGRPDLALPVAELIARDHPDDPEAARTLDALRATLRARHGAELLRHSVPLPGQRADVVIVRGDLFEQTDANLVVGFTDTFDTETDQDIVISRESVQSQLVDRLFAGRRRLLDEKLRTGLRTVEAVGTESARTKPRGRRVRYPVGTTIAVPVDGRRVFATAYSRLGNDLVARSGYADLRFSLDSLWASVAVHGLFKPVAVPLIGSGLARVTELDHGQLVALIVDSFIGACRRYPALTPELRIVVRPEDLARTDLSAVEKRFHELELIPDQ; this comes from the coding sequence GTGAAAGTACTGGGGCCGGTCGGGCTCGAAATCGACGGGGATCCGGTCCGGCTGACACCGCTGACGACCCGGCTGCTGGTTCGTCTGGTGGCCGCCGAGGGTGAGGCCGTGCCGGTACGGCAGTTGCGCCGCGACGTGTGGGGGCTGGCCGACGAGCCGCGCCATCTGGCCCAGCGCAACCGCAACGAGGTCCAAAAGCGCGTCCTGGAACTGCGGCGCGCCCTCGACCCCGGCCAGGACGGCACCGCCGCCCGGGTCCTGCGCACCGAGCAACAGGTCACCGTGCACGGCCCCGAGACCGCCTACCGCCTGGTGCTGCGACCCGAGGAACTGGACAGCGCGCGGTTCGTCACGGTCGTCCGCAGCGCCCTGCTCGCCCCGCCCGCCACGGCCGCCCACGGACTCGCCGAGGCGCTGTCCCTCGTACGCGGCCGGCCGCTGGCCGAAGTCAACGGCGAGGGCTTCGCGGCCCCCTTCATCCGCCGCCTCACCACCCTGCAGGACTCCGCCCGCCGTGAACTGGTCCGCGTCCAGGCCGATCTGGGCCGCCCCGACCTCGCGCTGCCGGTCGCCGAGCTGATCGCCCGCGACCACCCCGACGACCCCGAGGCCGCGCGCACCCTCGACGCCCTGCGCGCCACGCTCCGCGCGCGCCACGGCGCCGAACTGCTGCGCCACAGCGTGCCGTTGCCCGGCCAGCGGGCGGATGTCGTCATCGTCCGCGGTGACCTCTTCGAGCAGACGGACGCCAACCTGGTGGTCGGCTTCACCGACACCTTCGACACCGAGACCGACCAGGACATCGTCATCAGCCGCGAAAGCGTGCAGAGCCAGCTCGTCGACCGCCTCTTCGCCGGGCGGCGGCGCCTGCTGGACGAGAAGCTGCGGACCGGACTGCGTACGGTGGAGGCCGTCGGCACCGAGAGCGCCCGGACCAAGCCCCGCGGCCGGCGCGTGCGCTACCCGGTGGGCACGACCATCGCCGTACCCGTCGACGGCCGCCGGGTGTTCGCCACCGCGTACTCGCGGCTCGGCAACGACCTGGTGGCCAGGTCCGGTTACGCGGACTTGCGCTTCAGCCTGGACAGCCTGTGGGCCTCGGTGGCCGTGCACGGGCTGTTCAAACCGGTGGCCGTCCCGCTCATCGGATCCGGGCTCGCCCGCGTCACCGAACTCGACCACGGCCAGCTCGTGGCCCTGATCGTCGACTCGTTCATCGGCGCCTGCCGCCGCTACCCCGCGCTCACGCCCGAACTGCGCATCGTCGTGCGCCCGGAGGACCTGGCCAGAACCGATCTGTCCGCGGTCGAGAAGCGCTTCCACGAACTGGAGCTGATACCGGACCAGTGA
- a CDS encoding macro domain-containing protein translates to MTACVAWGLGRARPVARVQQAFQRPDMTVVVESGDVFDGPAHLVVGFSDTFDTASSGGAVINGDSVQAQLLARRYGGDVQRLDAELTAALAAVAPVAREDRDGKPLGKLDRYPLGTVAVLGARPQLVFAVAYSRIGNDCVAASSTEDLWSALNRLWDSMHRHAQLGRVAMPLVGSGLSRLDHLDQDSLLRLILMSFVARSREGAVCRELRVVLRPADLERINMREMAAFLSALASGLDDA, encoded by the coding sequence GTGACGGCCTGCGTGGCGTGGGGGCTGGGCCGGGCCCGTCCGGTGGCTCGGGTGCAGCAGGCGTTCCAGCGGCCCGACATGACGGTGGTGGTCGAGTCGGGCGATGTCTTCGACGGGCCGGCGCATCTCGTCGTCGGGTTCAGCGACACCTTCGACACCGCATCGTCCGGCGGCGCGGTCATCAACGGCGACAGCGTGCAGGCCCAGTTGCTGGCCCGGCGGTACGGCGGCGACGTACAGCGCCTGGACGCGGAGCTGACCGCGGCGCTCGCCGCGGTCGCGCCCGTCGCGCGCGAGGACCGGGACGGCAAGCCGCTGGGCAAGCTGGACCGGTATCCGTTGGGCACCGTGGCGGTCCTGGGCGCCCGTCCGCAGTTGGTGTTCGCCGTCGCGTACAGCCGCATCGGCAACGACTGCGTGGCAGCCTCCAGCACCGAGGACCTCTGGTCGGCCCTCAACCGCCTGTGGGACTCGATGCACCGGCACGCCCAGCTGGGGCGGGTGGCGATGCCACTGGTCGGATCGGGGCTGTCCCGGCTCGACCACCTCGACCAGGACAGCCTGCTGCGGTTGATCCTGATGTCCTTCGTCGCCCGGTCACGCGAGGGCGCGGTCTGCCGCGAACTGCGGGTGGTGCTGCGGCCGGCCGACCTGGAACGGATCAACATGCGCGAGATGGCGGCCTTCCTGAGCGCCCTCGCATCCGGGCTGGACGACGCGTGA
- a CDS encoding nucleotide-binding protein has product MSASDSTGSHDQNITGGKNQGFGYIYNAAPAAKPQAPEQASAEHTRSRSVFVVHGRDEEVRQSMFALLRRLDLRPLEWEELVRATRSTSPYLGEVVRNAPSQAQAALVLLTPDDVAKLHPQLLGDAEPADETQLTGQPRQNVLIELGMALMAYPERTVIVEVGRLRHVADTAGLNVIRFDGTESALAKIVARLKLAGCPLDDSRPDWRETWHFRNLSAYRRLAP; this is encoded by the coding sequence ATGAGCGCGAGCGACAGCACCGGGAGCCACGACCAGAACATCACCGGCGGGAAGAACCAGGGCTTCGGCTACATCTACAACGCGGCGCCCGCCGCCAAGCCGCAGGCGCCCGAGCAGGCGTCTGCCGAACACACCCGCAGCCGCAGCGTCTTCGTCGTGCACGGCCGGGACGAGGAAGTGCGGCAGTCGATGTTCGCGCTGCTGCGCCGGCTCGACCTGCGCCCGCTGGAGTGGGAGGAACTGGTGCGGGCCACCCGCAGCACCTCGCCCTACCTGGGTGAGGTGGTCAGGAACGCGCCGTCCCAGGCGCAGGCGGCCCTGGTGCTGCTCACCCCGGACGACGTCGCCAAGCTCCACCCGCAGCTGCTCGGCGACGCCGAGCCGGCCGACGAGACCCAGCTGACGGGCCAGCCCCGGCAGAACGTGCTGATCGAGCTGGGCATGGCGCTGATGGCCTACCCCGAGCGGACCGTCATCGTCGAGGTCGGCCGGCTGCGGCACGTCGCCGACACGGCGGGCCTCAACGTCATCCGCTTCGACGGCACGGAGTCCGCCCTCGCGAAGATCGTCGCGCGGCTGAAGCTGGCCGGCTGTCCGCTCGACGACAGCCGGCCGGACTGGCGCGAGACCTGGCACTTCCGGAACCTGTCCGCCTACCGGCGTCTCGCGCCCTGA
- a CDS encoding FAD binding domain-containing protein, whose protein sequence is MDLNTVTEVIRRPSARPGTHWREGDAWLAGGTWLYSTEQPGLRRLIDLTALGWDPLVPSAAGLGIGATCAIRDLYAFSPPQDWNAGALVAQSCEAFLSSFKVWNSATVGGNICMSLPAGPMITLTVALEAEYELWAPDGSSRTVGALDFVTGDNRNILAAGEILRRIDIPARALRKLTAHRRFALTRLGRSTVFLIGTRTPGTSDLLLTVTAGTTRPVRLAFDAMPDAGTLQESIDAIPAHVWFADPNGTPDHRRHLTKYFAEEIRRELTDRELTDGGPAWHTS, encoded by the coding sequence ATGGATCTCAACACCGTCACCGAAGTAATCCGGCGACCGTCCGCCCGGCCGGGCACGCACTGGCGCGAAGGCGACGCCTGGCTCGCGGGCGGAACGTGGCTGTACTCCACGGAGCAGCCGGGCCTGCGCCGCCTGATCGACCTGACGGCACTGGGCTGGGATCCCCTCGTCCCGAGCGCGGCGGGCCTCGGCATCGGCGCGACATGCGCCATCCGCGACCTGTACGCCTTCTCGCCGCCGCAGGACTGGAACGCAGGCGCCCTTGTCGCCCAAAGCTGCGAGGCGTTCCTGTCCTCGTTCAAGGTCTGGAACTCGGCGACCGTCGGAGGCAATATCTGCATGTCCCTGCCCGCCGGCCCGATGATCACGCTGACAGTCGCGCTGGAGGCGGAGTACGAACTGTGGGCCCCCGACGGATCCTCGCGCACCGTCGGCGCCCTCGACTTCGTGACCGGCGACAACCGGAACATTCTCGCTGCCGGAGAAATCCTGCGGCGCATCGACATTCCGGCGCGCGCTCTGAGGAAACTCACCGCGCACCGCCGCTTCGCCCTGACCCGCCTCGGCCGCTCGACGGTATTCCTCATCGGTACGCGGACGCCGGGAACGAGCGACCTGCTGCTCACGGTCACGGCCGGCACCACCCGGCCGGTGCGCCTCGCCTTCGACGCCATGCCCGATGCCGGGACGCTGCAGGAGAGCATCGACGCCATCCCCGCGCACGTCTGGTTCGCCGACCCCAACGGGACCCCCGACCACCGTCGCCACCTGACGAAGTACTTCGCCGAGGAGATCCGCCGCGAACTCACCGATCGCGAACTCACAGATGGGGGCCCGGCATGGCATACGTCGTGA